One genomic segment of Mercenaria mercenaria strain notata unplaced genomic scaffold, MADL_Memer_1 contig_1071, whole genome shotgun sequence includes these proteins:
- the LOC128551414 gene encoding transmembrane protein 18-like translates to MADDSRNDFRGPINPIRVNEIDGLIKYLQSINWTEPWFCGLAAFHLTCAILTVLTRNKGVLQAIYFSVLMILVFCAEYINEWAAKNFKLFASEQYFDSNGLFISIVFSMPLLMNCLVIVISWLWDVGMLIHNVKQLKIKQRSRQAEKQKGKDAKEESTEEETDQDSQENPDSEDKKEK, encoded by the coding sequence ATGGCTGACGATTCAAGAAATGATTTCAGAGGTCCAATAAATCCCATTAGAGTTAATGAGATAGACGGATTAATAAAATACCTACAAAGTATAAACTGGACGGAACCTTGGTTCTGCGGTCTTGCTGCTTTCCATCTTACATGTGCAATATTGACTGTGCTTACAAGAAATAAGGGAGTGCTACAAGCCATTTATTTCAGTGTTTTAATGATTCTGGTATTCTGTGCGGAATATATAAATGAATGGGCAGCTAAGAATTTTAAACTATTTGCCAGTGAGCAATATTTTGACAGTAACGGTTTGTTTATCTCGATTGTATTCTCTATGCCGTTGTTGATGAACTGTTTAGTGATCGTCATCTCGTGGCTGTGGGACGTGGGAATGTTGATTCACAATgttaaacagttaaaaataaaacagagaaGTAGACAGGCTGAGAAACAGAAAGGGAAGGACGCCAAGGAGGAGAGTACAGAAGAGGAAACTGACCAGGATTCGCAAGAAAATCCAGATAGTGAGGATAAGAAAGAGAAGTGA